The Corynebacterium comes genome window below encodes:
- a CDS encoding 5-(carboxyamino)imidazole ribonucleotide synthase, translated as MTEPAGNPNAHVPGMPVVAVIGDGQLARMMQTEAIELGQSIRLLAGAPDSSAAQVAADVVIGDYKNIDDLRAAARGADVVTFDHEHVPTEHLRQLISEGVNVQPGPDALVNAQDKLVMRRRLREIGAPVPPFAAIESVDDALAFFDAVDGAVCLKARRGGYDGNGVWFPGSREELSALVGKLLDAGTPLMAEKKVALVRELSAMVARRPSGEVRPWPVVESVQTDGICTEAVAPAPELPDELAQRARQLAVTVAEELGVTGVLAVELFEYRDDNGQPTIAVNELAMRPHNTGHWTQDGCVTSQFEQHLRAVLDYPLGSVERTAPVTVMANVLGGSVDPELPMARRMADVWARFPHVKIHLYGKTWRAGRKIGHVNLSGDELPRVRREATLAADYLVNARWADGYTA; from the coding sequence GTGACTGAACCTGCAGGAAACCCGAACGCCCACGTCCCCGGTATGCCGGTTGTCGCCGTGATCGGCGACGGCCAGCTGGCACGCATGATGCAGACCGAGGCGATCGAGCTCGGCCAGTCGATCCGTCTGCTGGCTGGTGCGCCTGATTCCTCGGCCGCCCAGGTTGCGGCCGACGTCGTGATCGGGGACTACAAGAACATCGACGATCTGCGCGCCGCGGCCCGTGGCGCCGACGTGGTGACCTTCGACCACGAACATGTCCCGACCGAACACCTTCGTCAGCTGATCAGCGAGGGCGTGAATGTGCAGCCCGGCCCGGATGCGCTGGTCAATGCGCAGGACAAGCTGGTGATGCGCAGGCGACTGCGGGAGATCGGCGCCCCGGTCCCGCCTTTCGCCGCCATCGAATCCGTGGATGACGCCCTGGCGTTCTTCGACGCCGTCGACGGCGCCGTCTGCCTGAAGGCCCGCCGCGGTGGTTATGACGGCAACGGGGTCTGGTTCCCCGGGTCCCGCGAGGAGCTCAGCGCTCTGGTGGGGAAGCTTCTCGACGCCGGCACCCCCCTCATGGCGGAGAAGAAGGTCGCCCTCGTCCGCGAGCTGTCCGCCATGGTCGCCCGCCGCCCCTCCGGTGAGGTCAGGCCCTGGCCGGTCGTCGAGTCCGTACAGACCGACGGCATCTGCACCGAGGCCGTCGCCCCTGCCCCGGAACTCCCGGACGAGCTGGCGCAGCGGGCCCGGCAGCTCGCAGTGACCGTCGCGGAGGAACTCGGTGTCACGGGCGTTCTGGCCGTGGAGCTCTTCGAGTACCGCGACGACAACGGCCAGCCCACCATCGCCGTCAATGAGCTGGCGATGCGCCCGCACAACACCGGCCACTGGACCCAGGACGGCTGTGTGACCAGCCAGTTCGAGCAGCATCTGCGCGCGGTCCTGGACTACCCGCTGGGTTCTGTCGAGCGGACCGCCCCGGTCACCGTCATGGCCAACGTGCTCGGCGGCTCAGTCGACCCCGAGCTTCCCATGGCCCGCCGCATGGCGGATGTCTGGGCACGCTTTCCCCACGTCAAGATCCACCTCTACGGCAAGACCTGGCGCGCGGGCCGGAAGATCGGTCATGTGAACCTCTCCGGTGATGAGCTTCCCCGCGTGCGTCGGGAAGCGACCCTGGCCGCCGATTACCTCGTCAACGCCCGCTGGGCCGACGGTTACACCGCTTAA
- the purE gene encoding 5-(carboxyamino)imidazole ribonucleotide mutase, protein MTPLVGIIMGSDSDWPTIAPAAEALAEFGVPLEVGVMSAHRTPERMLAYAKSAHGRGLKVIIACAGGAAHLPGMIAAATPLPVIGVPRALAELDGLDSLLSIVQMPAGVPVATVSIGGAKNAGLLAVRILGAGDPTLTEKMAAYQQKMAEEVEAKDDALRQRLLEG, encoded by the coding sequence ATGACCCCTCTCGTTGGCATCATCATGGGCTCGGATTCCGACTGGCCCACCATCGCCCCCGCCGCTGAGGCGCTCGCCGAGTTCGGCGTACCGCTGGAGGTCGGCGTCATGTCCGCGCACCGGACCCCTGAGCGGATGCTCGCCTACGCCAAGTCCGCACACGGGCGTGGCCTGAAGGTCATCATCGCGTGTGCCGGTGGTGCCGCACACCTGCCCGGCATGATCGCCGCAGCCACCCCGCTGCCGGTCATCGGGGTGCCGCGCGCGCTGGCAGAGCTCGACGGCCTGGATTCCCTGCTGTCCATCGTGCAGATGCCGGCCGGCGTGCCCGTGGCGACTGTGTCCATCGGCGGCGCGAAGAACGCCGGGCTGCTCGCCGTGCGCATCCTCGGCGCCGGAGATCCGACCCTGACCGAGAAGATGGCCGCCTACCAGCAGAAGATGGCGGAAGAGGTCGAGGCCAAGGACGATGCCCTGCGGCAGCGACTGCTCGAGGGTTAG
- a CDS encoding YdcF family protein, which yields MPILVLGAGTSRGYPGPNLRARLEKALSLIDAPSTVVVSGHGEARAMAEWLVERGVDKQRIIREPDARSTNENLENAHALLPDTRCWTVVTSDFHVWRTRLWAWHLGIPVEVVAASTPAVHLAVALPRECLALPHSALRIAWRWLRQTIGG from the coding sequence ATGCCGATACTGGTTCTCGGTGCCGGCACGAGCCGTGGATATCCCGGCCCTAATCTCCGCGCCCGGCTTGAGAAGGCCCTCTCGCTTATCGACGCCCCCTCGACCGTCGTCGTCTCCGGACACGGCGAGGCCCGGGCGATGGCGGAATGGCTGGTGGAGCGCGGCGTCGACAAGCAGCGGATCATCCGGGAACCGGATGCCCGCAGCACGAACGAGAACCTCGAGAACGCCCACGCGCTGCTCCCGGACACGCGGTGCTGGACCGTCGTGACCAGTGATTTCCATGTGTGGCGCACCCGCCTGTGGGCGTGGCATCTGGGCATTCCCGTGGAGGTGGTCGCCGCCAGTACCCCTGCGGTCCACCTGGCGGTGGCGCTGCCGCGCGAATGCCTGGCCCTCCCGCATTCCGCGCTGCGCATCGCCTGGCGGTGGCTGCGGCAGACTATTGGTGGGTGA
- a CDS encoding glutamate--cysteine ligase, translated as MRKFGVEEELLLVDAETLEPLPVAERVVNLARRSPLGDYEITRELKQEQIEVVSPPQTTLDGQLAAIRTGRALAEEAASKTGARVVSLPTAPGPLTSHLVSTPRFRQIQDSFGITTAEQLTCGFHVHVEIRSREEGVAVIDRIRGWLPVILALSANSPFLGGADTGFASYRYQLWNRWPTAGPTEIFGSAAAYDQLCETLLATRVPLDVGMLYFDARLSQRYPTVEVRVADVCLEAEHAAAIAALIRAMVETAAGEWREGIPPDQTPGTLIRTWSWQASHDGVDKDLIHPATRRRVPAADVLASLLDHVRPALVEYGEADAVSATLEAILRSGSGARRQREAYARRLDMHDVVAVAHDITHQ; from the coding sequence GTGCGCAAGTTCGGGGTCGAGGAGGAGCTGCTTCTCGTCGATGCGGAGACTCTGGAGCCGCTGCCAGTGGCGGAGCGGGTGGTCAATCTTGCCCGGCGGTCGCCCCTCGGCGACTACGAGATCACCCGCGAGTTGAAGCAGGAACAGATCGAGGTGGTGTCGCCGCCGCAGACCACCCTCGATGGACAGCTGGCTGCCATCCGCACCGGCCGCGCCCTGGCGGAGGAGGCCGCCTCCAAGACGGGTGCCCGGGTGGTGTCGCTCCCCACTGCTCCCGGCCCGCTGACCTCCCACCTGGTGTCCACTCCGCGCTTCCGGCAGATCCAGGACAGCTTCGGAATCACCACCGCCGAGCAGCTCACGTGCGGCTTCCACGTGCACGTGGAGATCCGTTCCCGGGAGGAGGGGGTTGCCGTCATCGACAGAATCCGCGGCTGGCTGCCTGTGATCCTGGCACTCAGCGCCAACTCCCCGTTCCTGGGCGGCGCCGACACGGGATTCGCCTCCTACCGCTACCAGCTGTGGAACCGTTGGCCGACCGCCGGGCCCACAGAGATCTTCGGCTCGGCCGCCGCCTATGACCAGCTCTGCGAGACGCTGCTGGCCACCCGGGTGCCACTGGACGTCGGCATGCTCTACTTCGACGCGCGCCTCTCCCAGCGCTACCCCACCGTCGAAGTGCGGGTGGCGGACGTGTGTCTGGAGGCGGAACACGCTGCCGCGATCGCGGCGCTCATCCGGGCGATGGTGGAGACCGCCGCAGGTGAGTGGCGGGAGGGCATCCCACCCGATCAGACCCCCGGCACGCTGATCCGGACCTGGTCCTGGCAGGCCAGTCACGACGGCGTGGACAAGGACCTCATCCACCCCGCCACCCGGCGTCGCGTCCCGGCCGCTGACGTGCTCGCCAGCCTGCTCGACCACGTCCGACCCGCCCTGGTCGAGTACGGCGAGGCGGACGCAGTGTCAGCGACCCTCGAGGCGATCCTGCGCTCCGGTTCCGGGGCGCGGCGCCAGCGCGAGGCGTACGCACGGCGGCTCGACATGCACGATGTCGTCGCGGTCGCGCACGACATCACCCACCAATAG
- a CDS encoding IS5 family transposase yields MSDTKSRFRVLTDHQWETVERLLPSSDGQRGRPFHNSRLVVEGIIYRYRTGIPWRDLPRDEYGPWQTVWKRHRRYCADGTWDAVLTYLLTVADAEGKIDWNVSVDASIARAHQHATNTTRPEQDTGGSIESQESAAGVD; encoded by the coding sequence GTGAGTGACACCAAAAGTCGGTTTCGCGTCCTGACCGACCACCAGTGGGAGACGGTTGAGCGCCTTCTGCCCAGCAGTGATGGGCAGCGGGGTCGTCCCTTTCACAACAGTCGGCTGGTCGTTGAGGGCATCATCTACCGCTACCGCACCGGAATCCCGTGGCGGGACCTGCCCCGCGATGAATACGGCCCCTGGCAGACCGTCTGGAAACGGCACCGCCGCTACTGCGCCGACGGCACGTGGGATGCCGTCCTGACCTACCTGCTGACGGTGGCCGATGCGGAAGGAAAGATCGACTGGAACGTCTCCGTCGACGCCTCGATCGCGCGTGCCCACCAGCACGCGACGAACACGACCCGGCCCGAGCAGGACACAGGGGGCTCGATCGAATCACAAGAATCTGCCGCTGGCGTTGACTGA
- a CDS encoding IS5 family transposase — protein sequence MTEPAGHGIGRSRGGLSSKIHAGVDGHGRPLSVVVTGGQRNDGAMLQAVLDDIHVPRMGPGRARSRPDAVLADRGYATTVIRRDLRKRGIVAVIPEKRDSIAARKRRGSKGGRPPAFDPHAYKGRNVVERAFALAKQWRGLATRYDKLAVVYRGAVVLCAVLTWLRALGDTP from the coding sequence TTGACTGAACCAGCAGGTCATGGAATTGGCCGGTCGCGCGGTGGGCTGTCGAGCAAGATTCACGCCGGCGTCGACGGACACGGCCGTCCCCTGTCTGTGGTGGTCACCGGCGGGCAGCGCAACGACGGTGCGATGCTTCAGGCTGTGCTCGACGACATCCACGTCCCGCGCATGGGTCCCGGGCGGGCGCGGTCGCGTCCGGATGCGGTCCTGGCTGACCGTGGCTACGCGACGACGGTGATTCGGCGTGACCTGCGTAAGCGGGGGATCGTGGCGGTCATTCCTGAAAAGCGTGACAGTATCGCGGCCCGTAAACGTAGAGGCAGCAAAGGTGGGCGCCCGCCCGCCTTTGACCCTCATGCCTACAAGGGCCGCAATGTTGTCGAGCGGGCGTTTGCCCTGGCCAAGCAGTGGCGGGGCCTGGCCACCCGCTATGACAAACTCGCCGTGGTTTATCGTGGAGCCGTCGTGCTCTGTGCTGTGCTCACCTGGCTCAGAGCTTTAGGAGACACGCCCTAG
- a CDS encoding DUF4352 domain-containing protein — MTSPDSNQPQPFNQAYAPAPEPKQKKKKWLWIVGIGAVLVLFANIGGGDSDDEASTAADDTAVESVEAVETVEANDVEAVPAAAPAEEAAPVEEQPSTLTIGESGETGGMNVTVGNARFASDVLGNYICTDVALMNNADSKKSFNQFDFELEKPNGVVANTTFTGLAIKNLEIAELNPGGTTDGTVCFDSDGTPGEYRIVYKGGFFNAPLTWSAAL, encoded by the coding sequence ATGACCAGCCCCGACTCCAACCAGCCCCAGCCTTTCAACCAGGCCTACGCCCCGGCACCCGAGCCCAAGCAGAAAAAGAAGAAGTGGCTCTGGATCGTCGGCATCGGCGCCGTGCTGGTGCTCTTCGCCAACATCGGCGGCGGCGATTCGGATGATGAGGCCTCCACCGCGGCGGACGACACCGCGGTCGAGTCAGTCGAGGCGGTGGAGACCGTCGAGGCCAACGACGTTGAGGCCGTCCCGGCGGCAGCCCCCGCCGAGGAAGCTGCCCCCGTGGAGGAACAACCCAGCACGCTGACGATCGGTGAGTCCGGCGAGACCGGCGGAATGAACGTCACCGTGGGCAACGCCCGCTTCGCCTCCGACGTGCTGGGCAACTACATCTGCACGGATGTGGCGCTGATGAACAACGCCGACTCCAAGAAGAGCTTCAACCAGTTCGACTTCGAACTGGAAAAGCCCAACGGGGTCGTCGCCAACACCACCTTCACCGGCCTGGCCATCAAGAACCTCGAAATCGCCGAGCTCAATCCCGGCGGGACCACCGACGGCACCGTCTGCTTCGACTCCGACGGCACCCCGGGCGAGTACCGGATCGTCTACAAGGGCGGTTTCTTCAACGCCCCGCTCACCTGGTCCGCGGCCCTCTAG
- a CDS encoding carbohydrate ABC transporter permease, whose product MKRAALWHYVGVLFIMFWGLAPFYWMVVVALRDKAYTFDTTPWPTHVTLENFHDALATDKGNDFLGAIGNSLLISVATTSLAVIVGVFTAYALARLEFRGKGLVTGIILAASMFPGIALVTPLFQLFGDLGWIGTYRAMIIPNISFALPLTIYTLVSFFRQLPWELEEAARVDGASRGQAFRLVLLPLAAPALFTTAILAFIATWNEFMLARQLSTNATEPVTVAIARFSGPSAFEYPYASIMAAGALVTVPLIIMVLIFQRRIVSGLTAGGVKA is encoded by the coding sequence ATGAAACGAGCCGCACTCTGGCACTACGTGGGTGTCCTGTTCATCATGTTCTGGGGGCTCGCCCCCTTCTACTGGATGGTCGTGGTCGCGCTGCGCGACAAGGCCTACACCTTCGACACCACCCCCTGGCCGACGCACGTCACGCTGGAGAACTTCCACGACGCGCTGGCCACCGACAAGGGCAACGACTTCCTCGGTGCGATCGGCAACTCGTTGCTCATCTCCGTGGCGACGACCTCGCTCGCGGTGATCGTCGGTGTGTTCACCGCCTACGCCCTCGCGCGCCTCGAGTTCCGCGGCAAGGGCCTGGTCACCGGCATCATCCTCGCCGCCTCCATGTTCCCCGGCATCGCGCTGGTCACGCCGCTGTTCCAGCTGTTCGGTGATCTCGGGTGGATCGGCACCTACCGCGCGATGATCATCCCCAACATCTCGTTTGCCCTGCCGCTGACCATCTACACGCTGGTGTCCTTCTTCCGCCAGCTGCCCTGGGAGCTCGAGGAGGCCGCGCGTGTCGACGGCGCGTCACGCGGCCAGGCCTTCCGGCTGGTCCTGCTGCCCCTGGCCGCACCGGCGCTGTTCACCACGGCGATCCTCGCGTTCATCGCCACGTGGAACGAGTTCATGCTCGCCCGCCAGCTCTCCACGAACGCGACGGAGCCGGTCACCGTCGCCATCGCGCGCTTCTCCGGGCCGAGCGCATTCGAGTACCCCTACGCGTCGATCATGGCCGCCGGCGCCCTGGTGACGGTGCCGCTGATCATCATGGTCCTGATCTTCCAGCGCCGAATCGTCTCCGGCCTCACCGCCGGCGGAGTGAAAGCGTGA
- a CDS encoding carbohydrate ABC transporter permease: MQKRASQARSAARLIAPALIVLAVVIGYPILRAIFLSFQADKSLDPATGLFVEGGFAGFDNYLYWLTNRCMSPSGVVSTCPPGVLATDFWPSVRITLFFTVVTVFLETLLGMTMALIMNREFRGRAVVRAAVLIPWAIPTAVTAKLWQFIFADRGVVNSMFDLNVSWTTDPWAARSAVIVADVWKTAPFMALLILAGLQMIPKEIYEAARVDGASRWQQFWQITMPLVKPALMVAILFRSLDALRMYDLPVIMISASSNSPTATISQLVVEDMRQNNFNSASALSTLIFLLIFAVAFIMIRFLGADVSGQRGVKGRKVTGMRRRREAEKKEEVTA, translated from the coding sequence ATGCAGAAACGTGCCAGCCAGGCCCGCTCCGCGGCCCGGCTGATCGCCCCCGCGCTCATCGTCCTGGCCGTGGTCATCGGCTATCCCATCCTGCGCGCGATCTTCCTGTCATTCCAGGCCGACAAGAGCCTCGATCCCGCCACCGGTCTGTTCGTCGAGGGCGGGTTCGCCGGTTTCGACAACTACCTCTACTGGCTCACCAACCGCTGCATGTCGCCTTCCGGCGTCGTCAGCACCTGCCCGCCGGGTGTCCTGGCCACCGACTTCTGGCCGTCCGTCCGGATCACCCTGTTCTTCACCGTGGTCACCGTCTTCCTGGAGACCCTCCTGGGCATGACCATGGCGTTGATCATGAACCGTGAGTTCCGCGGCCGCGCCGTGGTCCGCGCCGCGGTGCTCATCCCGTGGGCCATCCCCACGGCCGTCACCGCGAAGCTGTGGCAGTTCATCTTCGCCGACCGTGGCGTCGTCAACTCGATGTTCGACCTCAACGTCAGCTGGACCACCGATCCCTGGGCCGCAAGATCCGCCGTCATCGTCGCTGACGTCTGGAAGACCGCCCCCTTCATGGCGTTGCTCATCCTCGCCGGCCTGCAGATGATCCCCAAGGAGATCTACGAGGCCGCGCGTGTGGACGGCGCCTCACGCTGGCAGCAGTTCTGGCAGATCACCATGCCGCTGGTCAAGCCCGCCCTCATGGTCGCCATCCTGTTCCGTTCACTCGATGCACTGCGGATGTACGACCTCCCCGTCATCATGATCTCCGCATCCTCCAACTCCCCCACCGCCACCATCTCCCAGCTGGTGGTCGAGGATATGCGGCAGAACAACTTCAACTCCGCCTCGGCCCTGTCGACGCTGATCTTCCTGCTCATCTTCGCTGTCGCGTTCATCATGATCCGCTTCCTCGGTGCGGACGTGTCCGGCCAGCGCGGCGTGAAGGGCCGGAAGGTGACGGGGATGCGGCGGCGTCGAGAAGCAGAGAAGAAAGAGGAGGTGACGGCATGA
- a CDS encoding ABC transporter substrate-binding protein, translating into MNASIFKRRPVRSLAAVAIISTLTLAGCADSGDDTAGTATQTETETRTTGAATGEGDRGPITFAMGKNDTDKIIPIIEKWNAENPDEKVTLRELAGEADAQRETLVQSLQAGNSDYDVMALDVIWTADFAANQWLAPLEDELEVDTSGLLEATVDSATYNGTLYALPQNTNGQLLYRNTEIIPEAPENWADLEASCADAEAADVDCLTLQLKQYEGLTVNTVGFMEGWGGSVLDEDGNVTVDSDEAKAGLQALVDGYENGTIASASTSATEEETNLAFVEGDTAYAINWPYMFTNAEGETSQVAGNFEVQPLVGEDGVGVSTLGGYNNGININSENKATARDFIEFIINEENQTSFAELSFPPVLASIYDDEALVEKYPYLPALKTSLENAAPRPVSPFYPAISKAIQDNAYAALTEGKSVDDATADMKAAIENASN; encoded by the coding sequence ATGAACGCCTCCATATTCAAGCGCAGGCCGGTACGTTCCCTGGCCGCAGTCGCAATCATCAGCACCCTGACCCTCGCCGGTTGCGCCGACAGCGGTGACGACACCGCAGGGACCGCCACCCAGACGGAAACGGAGACCCGCACGACGGGCGCCGCGACCGGCGAAGGCGACCGGGGCCCGATCACCTTCGCCATGGGCAAGAACGACACGGACAAGATCATCCCGATCATCGAGAAGTGGAACGCCGAGAACCCGGACGAGAAGGTCACCCTCCGCGAGCTCGCCGGTGAGGCTGACGCCCAGCGCGAGACCCTCGTCCAGTCCCTGCAGGCCGGCAACTCCGACTACGACGTCATGGCGCTCGACGTCATCTGGACCGCCGACTTCGCCGCCAACCAGTGGCTCGCCCCGCTCGAGGACGAACTTGAGGTGGACACCTCCGGCCTGCTGGAGGCGACCGTCGACTCCGCCACCTACAACGGCACTCTCTACGCCCTGCCGCAGAACACCAACGGCCAGCTGCTCTACCGCAACACCGAGATCATCCCCGAGGCTCCGGAGAACTGGGCCGACCTCGAGGCATCCTGCGCTGACGCGGAGGCCGCCGACGTGGACTGCCTGACGCTGCAGCTCAAGCAGTACGAGGGCCTGACCGTCAACACCGTCGGCTTCATGGAGGGCTGGGGCGGTTCCGTCCTGGACGAGGACGGCAACGTCACCGTCGACTCCGACGAGGCCAAGGCCGGCCTGCAGGCCCTGGTCGACGGCTACGAGAACGGCACCATCGCCTCCGCCTCCACCTCCGCGACGGAGGAGGAGACCAACCTCGCGTTCGTCGAGGGTGACACCGCCTACGCCATCAACTGGCCGTACATGTTCACCAACGCCGAGGGCGAGACCTCTCAGGTGGCCGGCAACTTCGAGGTCCAGCCGCTGGTCGGCGAGGACGGCGTCGGCGTCTCCACACTGGGCGGCTACAACAACGGCATCAACATCAACTCGGAGAACAAGGCCACCGCGCGTGACTTCATCGAGTTCATCATCAACGAGGAGAACCAGACCTCCTTCGCCGAGCTGTCCTTCCCGCCGGTGCTGGCCTCCATCTACGACGATGAGGCCCTTGTGGAGAAGTACCCGTACCTGCCGGCGCTGAAGACCTCCCTGGAGAACGCTGCACCGCGTCCGGTCTCCCCGTTCTACCCGGCCATCTCCAAGGCCATCCAGGACAACGCCTACGCAGCGCTGACTGAGGGCAAGTCCGTCGATGACGCCACCGCCGACATGAAGGCCGCCATCGAGAACGCCTCCAACTAA